A portion of the Pseudomonas sp. PSE14 genome contains these proteins:
- a CDS encoding SulP family inorganic anion transporter: protein MPLAQWLPGLHSLLHYRRDWLTRDIQAGLSVAAVQIPTAIAYAQIIGFPAQVGLYACILPMLIYALVGSSRQLMVGPDAATAAMVAAAITPLAAGDPQRLLQLSMIVAVMVGALSIAAGFARAGFVASFLSRPTLVGYLNGIGLSLIAGQLGKLLGYHSETSGFIRGLVALLRNLEATHLPTLALGSSTLLLMIVLPRFYPKIPGALVGVLFATLAAALLGLDQYGIKLLGEVPQGLPTLTLPHTTIEEMGSLFRDAMGITIISFCSAMLTARSFAARHGYSIDANHEFMALGMANIGAGISQGFVISGADSRTAVNDMLGGKSQMVGVVAALVIGLILLLFSKPLGWVPVPALGAVLLMAGWGLIDFRALRGFWNLSRFELALCVLTTVGVLSVGVLPGIFVAIMLALLRLLYLTYRPHDAVMGWVHGIDGQVELEQYPNAHTLPGLVIYRFDAPLLFFNADYFKQRLLEVVAQAHQPRAVLLNAEGILNLDISGLTTLREVQQTLDAQGVHLSLARVTGETLAMLKRSGALGEVKPPLVFSSVRAGVNAYKRWHRQRKAQDTWNQPSEPKLPDQPL, encoded by the coding sequence ATGCCCCTCGCCCAATGGCTGCCCGGTCTGCACAGCCTGTTGCACTATCGCCGTGACTGGCTGACCCGCGATATCCAGGCCGGCCTCTCGGTCGCCGCTGTGCAGATTCCCACCGCCATCGCCTACGCGCAGATCATTGGTTTCCCCGCCCAGGTCGGGCTCTACGCCTGCATCCTGCCGATGCTGATCTACGCCCTGGTGGGCAGCTCGCGGCAGTTGATGGTCGGCCCGGACGCCGCGACCGCCGCCATGGTCGCCGCTGCGATCACTCCGCTGGCGGCCGGTGACCCGCAACGCCTGTTGCAGTTGTCGATGATCGTCGCGGTGATGGTCGGCGCGCTGTCCATCGCCGCCGGTTTCGCCCGCGCCGGCTTCGTCGCCAGTTTCCTCTCGCGGCCCACGCTGGTCGGCTATCTCAACGGCATCGGCCTGAGCCTGATCGCCGGCCAGCTCGGCAAGCTGCTGGGCTACCACAGCGAAACCAGCGGTTTCATCCGCGGCCTGGTCGCCCTGCTGCGCAACCTGGAGGCCACCCACCTGCCGACGCTCGCCCTGGGCTCGTCCACGCTGCTGCTGATGATCGTCCTGCCGCGCTTCTACCCGAAGATCCCCGGTGCCCTGGTCGGCGTGCTGTTCGCCACCCTGGCGGCGGCACTGCTGGGGCTCGACCAGTACGGCATCAAGCTGCTCGGCGAAGTGCCCCAGGGCCTGCCCACGCTGACCCTGCCGCACACCACTATCGAGGAGATGGGCAGCCTGTTCCGCGATGCCATGGGCATTACCATCATCAGTTTCTGCAGCGCCATGCTCACCGCGCGCAGTTTCGCCGCCCGCCACGGCTACAGCATCGATGCCAACCATGAGTTCATGGCGCTGGGCATGGCCAATATCGGCGCCGGGATTTCCCAAGGCTTCGTGATCAGCGGTGCCGACTCTCGCACCGCGGTGAACGACATGCTCGGCGGCAAGAGCCAGATGGTCGGGGTCGTCGCCGCCCTGGTGATCGGCCTGATCCTGCTGCTGTTCAGCAAGCCGCTGGGCTGGGTGCCGGTGCCGGCGCTGGGCGCAGTGCTGCTGATGGCCGGCTGGGGCCTGATCGATTTCCGCGCCCTGCGCGGTTTCTGGAACCTGAGCCGGTTCGAGCTGGCCCTGTGCGTGCTGACCACGGTGGGCGTGCTCAGTGTCGGCGTACTGCCGGGCATCTTCGTCGCCATCATGCTCGCCCTGCTGCGCCTGCTCTATCTCACCTATCGGCCCCACGACGCGGTGATGGGCTGGGTGCACGGCATCGACGGCCAGGTGGAGCTGGAGCAGTACCCCAACGCACACACCCTGCCGGGGCTGGTGATCTACCGCTTCGATGCGCCGCTGCTGTTCTTCAACGCCGATTACTTCAAGCAGCGCCTGCTGGAAGTGGTGGCCCAGGCGCACCAGCCACGTGCGGTGCTGCTCAACGCCGAGGGCATCCTCAACCTGGACATCAGCGGCCTGACGACCTTGCGCGAAGTGCAGCAGACCCTCGATGCCCAGGGCGTGCACCTGTCCCTGGCGCGGGTCACCGGCGAGACGCTGGCGATGCTCAAGCGCTCCGGGGCGCTGGGCGAGGTGAAGCCGCCGCTGGTGTTCAGCTCGGTGCGCGCCGGGGTCAACGCCTACAAGCGCTGGCACCGCCAGCGCAAGGCGCAGGACACCTGGAATCAGCCCTCAGAGCCGAAACTGCCCGACCAGCCCCTGTAG
- a CDS encoding methyl-accepting chemotaxis protein, protein MVAFVQRRLADMGTAKKLAIGFGLVLLLTALVAVIGVASLRSISQRFELLNDLSTINRSVLEMRLREKDFVLDGNPTAADDLRKHAAQLGERVARLKTLPEQAATMTQVEQGIADYLAAFDRFEQSSKSRRLSLDAASWSVSGASNSLDILQSSLADDGAYELKESQGQKGEELLQQAGQVSQLSRLVLQGLNEARSRLESGGEEKPTDGRIKSAAEALELSSKLQASITDPTYVTVLKDVVTNINAFVEKLDEYTAALEQEKQVHAQMRERADQVMQRVDDAYAAQQSAMLAGLRTNAGLILGSAALALLVGALAALLITWMIVRPLRQVIGMASRIAEGDLSATIEVRRKDEVGQLMLAVASMADSLRGIVSRLRDGVGQITASAQALSGVTERTQLGVNTQKAETDQVATAMNQMAATVHDVARNAEEAASSAEQADGKVASGQEVVRQTLGRIEQLADAVRTATQSIEQLGRESQNIGSVLDVIKSVAEQTNLLALNAAIEAARAGEQGRGFAVVADEVRALARRTQQSTAEIESLITSLQSDAATSVQRMQRSHALVEMTVGDAVQTEAALGTIASAVAVIHQMNQQIAAASEQQSAVAEEISRSVTSIRGIADESAQAMESTASSSVELAQLSRELQGLVGQFRL, encoded by the coding sequence ATGGTTGCGTTCGTGCAGCGACGTCTGGCCGATATGGGAACGGCGAAGAAACTGGCCATCGGATTCGGCCTGGTGCTGTTGTTGACGGCGCTGGTGGCGGTGATCGGCGTCGCCTCGCTGCGCTCGATCTCCCAGCGCTTCGAGCTGCTCAACGACCTGTCGACGATCAATCGCTCGGTACTGGAGATGCGCCTGCGCGAGAAGGACTTCGTGCTCGATGGCAACCCCACGGCCGCGGATGACCTGCGCAAGCACGCGGCGCAGCTGGGCGAACGGGTGGCACGGCTCAAGACGCTGCCCGAGCAGGCGGCGACCATGACGCAGGTGGAGCAGGGCATCGCGGACTACCTGGCGGCCTTCGATCGCTTCGAGCAGTCCAGCAAGAGCCGGCGCCTGTCGCTGGATGCCGCGAGCTGGTCGGTGAGCGGTGCGTCCAACAGCCTGGATATCCTGCAATCGAGCCTCGCCGATGATGGCGCCTATGAGCTGAAGGAATCCCAGGGGCAGAAAGGCGAAGAACTGTTGCAGCAGGCCGGCCAGGTCAGCCAGTTGTCCCGCCTGGTGTTGCAGGGGCTCAACGAAGCCCGCTCGCGCCTGGAATCGGGTGGCGAGGAGAAACCCACGGATGGTCGTATCAAGTCCGCCGCCGAGGCTCTGGAGCTTTCCAGCAAATTGCAGGCGAGCATCACCGATCCGACCTATGTGACGGTGCTCAAGGACGTGGTCACCAATATCAACGCCTTCGTCGAGAAACTCGACGAGTACACCGCCGCCCTGGAGCAGGAAAAACAGGTGCACGCGCAGATGCGTGAGCGCGCGGACCAGGTCATGCAGCGCGTGGACGACGCCTACGCTGCGCAGCAGTCGGCCATGCTTGCCGGGCTGCGCACCAACGCCGGGTTGATCCTCGGTTCGGCGGCGCTGGCGCTGCTGGTGGGGGCGCTGGCAGCGCTGCTGATCACCTGGATGATCGTGCGCCCGCTGCGCCAGGTGATCGGCATGGCCAGTCGCATCGCCGAGGGCGACCTGAGCGCGACCATCGAGGTGCGGCGCAAGGATGAGGTGGGGCAACTGATGCTGGCCGTGGCGAGCATGGCCGACAGCCTGCGCGGTATCGTCAGCCGTCTGCGCGACGGCGTCGGGCAGATCACTGCGTCGGCGCAGGCGCTGTCCGGCGTTACCGAGCGCACCCAGCTCGGGGTGAACACGCAGAAGGCCGAGACCGACCAGGTGGCCACCGCGATGAACCAGATGGCGGCCACGGTGCACGACGTGGCGCGCAACGCCGAAGAGGCCGCCAGCTCCGCCGAGCAGGCCGATGGCAAGGTGGCCAGCGGGCAGGAAGTGGTACGCCAGACTCTCGGCCGCATTGAACAACTGGCCGATGCGGTGCGTACCGCCACCCAGAGCATCGAACAACTCGGCCGCGAGAGCCAGAATATCGGCAGCGTGCTCGATGTGATCAAGAGCGTCGCCGAGCAGACCAACCTGTTGGCCCTCAATGCCGCCATCGAGGCAGCGCGGGCGGGCGAGCAGGGGCGCGGCTTCGCCGTGGTCGCCGATGAGGTGCGAGCCCTGGCGCGGCGAACCCAGCAATCCACCGCCGAGATCGAAAGCCTGATCACGTCCTTGCAGAGCGACGCCGCCACCTCGGTGCAGCGCATGCAGCGCAGCCATGCGCTGGTGGAAATGACCGTTGGCGATGCGGTGCAGACCGAGGCGGCGCTGGGCACCATCGCTTCGGCGGTAGCGGTGATCCACCAGATGAACCAGCAGATCGCCGCCGCGTCCGAGCAGCAGAGCGCGGTGGCCGAGGAGATCAGTCGCAGCGTCACCAGCATCCGAGGCATCGCCGACGAATCGGCTCAGGCCATGGAGTCCACCGCTTCCTCCAGCGTCGAGCTGGCGCAGCTCAGCCGCGAACTACAGGGGCTGGTCGGGCAGTTTCGGCTCTGA